Proteins co-encoded in one Podarcis muralis chromosome 12, rPodMur119.hap1.1, whole genome shotgun sequence genomic window:
- the DPH3 gene encoding diphthamide biosynthesis protein 3 codes for MSVFHDEVEIEDFEFDEETETYSYPCPCGDRFLITREDLENGEDVATCPSCSLIVKVIYDKEQFMCGEEVSAPAANKELVKC; via the exons ATGTCTGTTTTCCACGACGAAGTGGAGATCGAGGACTTCGAGTTCGATGAGGAGACGGAGACCTACAGCTACCCGTGTCCCTGCGGGGACCGGTTCCTCATCACGCGG GAGGATCTGGAGAACGGTGAAGATGTAGCCACCTGTCCAAGCTGCTCACTCATAGTAAAAGTCATCTACGATAAG GAACAGTTTATGTGTGGCGAAGAAGTCTCTGCACCAGCAGCAAACAAAGAACTGGTTAAATGCTGA